gTTCAAAGGCTTATTTAAACTTATAAATATCTTAATAAATATGGGGTCAGTGCTAATTGTTTTAAACCGTGGAAAAGACgtgtaaaatatattataaaattacataataaggtatatttttaaattgaattatataaaaataaaaatgaagttattgaaatgttaaaatataattggaatgtatatatattaattaaaagtattattaaatttatttaatttgcATAAAAAGTGGAGCATATAActtaatttgaaaatactataattttagaaaaaactatattatatattataagaaacaagtatatacaaatttaatataccTTAAAAAATGTCTATTTATATACTGTTAAAGattatagtaataataaaattttttattttttagattTATACAGTATTTAAGTTTTAAAAGATAATCATTAAAACataagatataaatatattccttTTCTATGTTCAAACATAAATACaaggaaatatatttaaaattttttataaaattatatccatttttataataaagttATACTAGATGTTAGTAAGAAcaacattttttgtataaaatgcatcatatatacatttgatcaaaaatgtattaagCAACCCTCTATCTAAGGTAATTTAgctaattattataaaaagaaatagaGAATTTCTTTAGTAatagtattattttattattctataTTAACTATTGGAAAacttataatatatttaactacagaaaattgttatatataggGTTAAAGTATTAGCGTCAAGTATTTGATGCAGTGCATATAAAGCAACATGATTGTACCTAATTTACAAAtctaaaattaaatttcaTCACAATGAATAAGGAAGTGATATAtggatttttttaataataataatttcctttacattttttgatattttgttatatataaatatcattaaattttattttaataaaattttcaataatatacatttctaataattgtttttaaatgtttCCTTAGTGTGAAAGGTTCAAGAATTTATCGACGAATTTTACATATCAATCGAGTAATCAAAActataaaattgaaaataataatgatttcAAAAAGTATTGTAGTAATCAAAATTGTGTTAATGCGATCGAAAAAGTTAATGCTGGATGTTTATATTTGCTTGATGCATTCTTTAAGGATTCTAATTTGTTTAAGTCTGTTGCCAAAAGTAACATCGATATTGTTGATTACATTTTGCTATggttaatttatatattaagcctaaatggaaatgaaataaaaaacagtttaaagtttttttatactacacatataaataatcataAGTATAATGAGGAAATAACTGGTGTTGAAACTTATTATAATAGTTATAAGGATCTTATAGTTAAAAAACACGATATGACGAATGtgaatatgaataaaaatattatatctatattatatgatgcatttaatatattatgtaatatgtatattgaATTTGATGTAAACAATATAGATTGcaagaaatatttaaacaaaGCTAATGAATTtgttgaaaaatataaaaaacttaatgaatatcataataataataatgatgccaattcatataataaaatattatctaCTTTATCAActgattataataattttaaaaatacatgtAAAAATGCTAAATGTAACGATACTCCATCTCTTCCATGGATAACAACAAAAATTTCTCTACAACATTCTGCACAAGGATTTGAAGATACATCATCAATTTTGTCGTTagcaaataaattaattccAGTTTTATCGATATTATTTACAATAGCAATTTTTTGCGGGATTTCTTATaaggtaaataataagggatttgtaaattattttcgtGATTACTTATATGtgattatcaaaaaatatataatatgtttaccatttttatattagtattcgttatttggatttcgaaaaaaatgtaaaaaaataaagaagagaacttatcattaatatatggtTCGAAGAGTAGTGCTATTTCAggaatagtaataatgatttatatatgttaagaaattttatatttagaaataagtaatttttacataatttttgcataatttttatatatttttatgttgtGAGTCAGGGTTATGTTTGTGGACCCCATATTCGGGATAGGGTTAAGTATTATATTGCATTTAATTttgcataattttttataatttgataacatttattagtttaaataattgttttaaatatatataggaaataaattattaagaTATGTAAAGGATAAGTTGtagtttttaatatttatgttaagtgtaaatatttaagaaaaaatgaggatgaagaaatatattttgaaaattataagaatTTCATTTCGTGTTAATATAACTTAATGTTAAATGTGTTGAACTATGTactttttgtattttattgttaatttttgGTTAATGGTTTATGGGTcaatttatcaaatattGCAATCGACTTGTTCCTAGAACAGAACACTGCTTTAAGTGATTACAATTCATAATATAAGAAACTGGGGTAGAAGGAAGGGAAGTAAGGAAAAAACATGAAAAAGGTCATAAATTGAGTTGATGAGAAAATGGGATTATTAAACA
The sequence above is a segment of the Plasmodium berghei ANKA genome assembly, chromosome: 1 genome. Coding sequences within it:
- a CDS encoding BIR protein: MNKECERFKNLSTNFTYQSSNQNYKIENNNDFKKYCSNQNCVNAIEKVNAGCLYLLDAFFKDSNLFKSVAKSNIDIVDYILLWLIYILSLNGNEIKNSLKFFYTTHINNHKYNEEITGVETYYNSYKDLIVKKHDMTNVNMNKNIISILYDAFNILCNMYIEFDVNNIDCKKYLNKANEFVEKYKKLNEYHNNNNDANSYNKILSTLSTDYNNFKNTCKNAKCNDTPSLPWITTKISLQHSAQGFEDTSSILSLANKLIPVLSILFTIAIFCGISYKYSLFGFRKKCKKIKKRTYH